One Glycine soja cultivar W05 chromosome 2, ASM419377v2, whole genome shotgun sequence genomic region harbors:
- the LOC114392417 gene encoding bZIP transcription factor TGA10-like isoform X3: MASSSVKGNTNSTTTQIEPLPPPLHLHHQPPQHHFHHHQIPDQQISFGMLPSSSSASIPGNFLSKDSGAYDLGELDQAFFLYLDGQADPSSVQDQKRMRPPPTLNIFPSQPMHAVPPSNSKVNMGLPSTQTSTGSKRQPETSMAKPKPHTEAAAAPEPPKAVKREGNLKGTTSSSEQEAPKTPDPKTLRRLAQNREAARKSRLRKKAYVQQLESSRIKLNQIEQELQRARAQGILMGGGNALLGGEQGFPMAMSGISSEAAIFDVEYARWLEEHHRIVCELRAVLQEHLHENELRLYVDNCLAHYDQVMNLKSMVAKTDVFHLVFGVWKTPAERCFMWIGGFRPSELIKIILGQIEPLTEQQILGICGLQQSTQEAEEALSQGLDALNQSLSETITSDSLWCPPNMTNYMGQMAVAINKLSTLESFVRQADNLRHQTIHRLHQLLTTRQAARCLVAISEYFHRLRALSSLWSTRPRQDQ; this comes from the exons ATGGCTTCTTCAAGTGTTAAGGGAAATACCAACTCAACAACAACTCAAATTGAACCACTCCCCCCACCTttacatcttcatcatcaaccACCACAACATCattttcatcatcatcaaatACCAGACCAACAAATTTCTTTTGGAATGTTGCCATCTTCCTCGTCAGCCTCTATCCCAGGAAATTTCTT AAGCAAAGATTCTGGAGCTTATGATTTGGGGGAATTGGATCAAGCCTTTTTTTTGTATCTTGATGGTCAGGCTGACCCTTCTAGTGTTCAAGACCAAAAAC GAATGAGGCCACCACCAACTCTCAACATTTTCCCATCTCAGCCTATGCACGCAGTGCCACCATCCAATTCCAAG GTTAACATGGGATTACCCTCCACACAAACCAGTACTGGCTCAAAGAGACAGCCAGAGACATCCATGGCCAAGCCCAAACCACACACCGAAGCCGCCGCTGCACCTGAGCCACCCAAAGCTGTAAAG CGAGAGGGCAATCTCAAGGGAACAACATCAAGTTCTGAGCAGGAAGCACCCAAAACACCAGATCCTAAg ACACTGAGAAGACTTGCTCAGAATAGAGAAGCAGCAAGGAAAAGCAGGCTCAGGAAAAAG gcGTACGTTCAGCAACTAGAGTCGAGTAGGATTAAGCTTAATCAGATAGAACAAGAGTTACAACGTGCTAGAGCTCAA GGCATATTAATGGGTGGTGGAAATGCACTTCTGGGAGGGGAGCAAGGCTTTCCTATGGCAATGAGTGGCATTAGCTCAG agGCTGCAATATTTGACGTGGAATATGCGAGATGGTTAGAGGAGCACCACCGCATAGTGTGCGAGCTAAGAGCTGTACTCCAAGAACACCTTCACGAAAACGAGCTTCGTTTATATGTGGACAATTGCTTGGCTCACTATGACCAAGTAATGAACCTGAAGAGCATGGTGGCCAAAACCGACGTATTCCACCTTGTTTTTGGCGTGTGGAAGACCCCAGCCGAACGTTGCTTTATGTGGATTGGTGGCTTCAGGCCATCTGAACTCATCAag ATAATTCTGGGTCAAATTGAGCCTCTTACGGAGCAACAAATACTTGGGATATGTGGGTTGCAACAATCTACACAAGAGGCAGAAGAGGCTCTTTCCCAAGGGCTTGATGCTCTTAATCAATCTCTCTCAGAGACTATAACATCAGACTCTCTGTGGTGTCCTCCAAATATGACTAACTACATGGGACAAATGGCTGTGGCAATCAACAAACTCTCCACCCTTGAAAGCTTTGTGAGACAG GCTGATAATCTGAGGCACCAGACAATTCACCGTCTCCACCAACTTCTAACAACACGCCAAGCCGCGAGGTGTTTGGTGGCAATTTCTGAGTACTTCCATCGTCTCAGAGCCCTGAGTTCTCTGTGGTCAACTCGTCCTCGCCAAGATCAGTAG
- the LOC114392417 gene encoding bZIP transcription factor TGA10-like isoform X1 — MASSSVKGNTNSTTTQIEPLPPPLHLHHQPPQHHFHHHQIPDQQISFGMLPSSSSASIPGNFLSKDSGAYDLGELDQAFFLYLDGQADPSSVQDQKQNSSSGMRPPPTLNIFPSQPMHAVPPSNSKVNMGLPSTQTSTGSKRQPETSMAKPKPHTEAAAAPEPPKAVKREGNLKGTTSSSEQEAPKTPDPKTLRRLAQNREAARKSRLRKKAYVQQLESSRIKLNQIEQELQRARAQGILMGGGNALLGGEQGFPMAMSGISSEAAIFDVEYARWLEEHHRIVCELRAVLQEHLHENELRLYVDNCLAHYDQVMNLKSMVAKTDVFHLVFGVWKTPAERCFMWIGGFRPSELIKIILGQIEPLTEQQILGICGLQQSTQEAEEALSQGLDALNQSLSETITSDSLWCPPNMTNYMGQMAVAINKLSTLESFVRQADNLRHQTIHRLHQLLTTRQAARCLVAISEYFHRLRALSSLWSTRPRQDQ, encoded by the exons ATGGCTTCTTCAAGTGTTAAGGGAAATACCAACTCAACAACAACTCAAATTGAACCACTCCCCCCACCTttacatcttcatcatcaaccACCACAACATCattttcatcatcatcaaatACCAGACCAACAAATTTCTTTTGGAATGTTGCCATCTTCCTCGTCAGCCTCTATCCCAGGAAATTTCTT AAGCAAAGATTCTGGAGCTTATGATTTGGGGGAATTGGATCAAGCCTTTTTTTTGTATCTTGATGGTCAGGCTGACCCTTCTAGTGTTCAAGACCAAAAAC AGAACTCATCATCAGGAATGAGGCCACCACCAACTCTCAACATTTTCCCATCTCAGCCTATGCACGCAGTGCCACCATCCAATTCCAAG GTTAACATGGGATTACCCTCCACACAAACCAGTACTGGCTCAAAGAGACAGCCAGAGACATCCATGGCCAAGCCCAAACCACACACCGAAGCCGCCGCTGCACCTGAGCCACCCAAAGCTGTAAAG CGAGAGGGCAATCTCAAGGGAACAACATCAAGTTCTGAGCAGGAAGCACCCAAAACACCAGATCCTAAg ACACTGAGAAGACTTGCTCAGAATAGAGAAGCAGCAAGGAAAAGCAGGCTCAGGAAAAAG gcGTACGTTCAGCAACTAGAGTCGAGTAGGATTAAGCTTAATCAGATAGAACAAGAGTTACAACGTGCTAGAGCTCAA GGCATATTAATGGGTGGTGGAAATGCACTTCTGGGAGGGGAGCAAGGCTTTCCTATGGCAATGAGTGGCATTAGCTCAG agGCTGCAATATTTGACGTGGAATATGCGAGATGGTTAGAGGAGCACCACCGCATAGTGTGCGAGCTAAGAGCTGTACTCCAAGAACACCTTCACGAAAACGAGCTTCGTTTATATGTGGACAATTGCTTGGCTCACTATGACCAAGTAATGAACCTGAAGAGCATGGTGGCCAAAACCGACGTATTCCACCTTGTTTTTGGCGTGTGGAAGACCCCAGCCGAACGTTGCTTTATGTGGATTGGTGGCTTCAGGCCATCTGAACTCATCAag ATAATTCTGGGTCAAATTGAGCCTCTTACGGAGCAACAAATACTTGGGATATGTGGGTTGCAACAATCTACACAAGAGGCAGAAGAGGCTCTTTCCCAAGGGCTTGATGCTCTTAATCAATCTCTCTCAGAGACTATAACATCAGACTCTCTGTGGTGTCCTCCAAATATGACTAACTACATGGGACAAATGGCTGTGGCAATCAACAAACTCTCCACCCTTGAAAGCTTTGTGAGACAG GCTGATAATCTGAGGCACCAGACAATTCACCGTCTCCACCAACTTCTAACAACACGCCAAGCCGCGAGGTGTTTGGTGGCAATTTCTGAGTACTTCCATCGTCTCAGAGCCCTGAGTTCTCTGTGGTCAACTCGTCCTCGCCAAGATCAGTAG
- the LOC114392417 gene encoding bZIP transcription factor TGA10-like isoform X2 — MASSSVKGNTNSTTTQIEPLPPPLHLHHQPPQHHFHHHQIPDQQISFGMLPSSSSASIPGNFLSKDSGAYDLGELDQAFFLYLDGQADPSSVQDQKQNSSSGMRPPPTLNIFPSQPMHAVPPSNSKVNMGLPSTQTSTGSKRQPETSMAKPKPHTEAAAAPEPPKAREGNLKGTTSSSEQEAPKTPDPKTLRRLAQNREAARKSRLRKKAYVQQLESSRIKLNQIEQELQRARAQGILMGGGNALLGGEQGFPMAMSGISSEAAIFDVEYARWLEEHHRIVCELRAVLQEHLHENELRLYVDNCLAHYDQVMNLKSMVAKTDVFHLVFGVWKTPAERCFMWIGGFRPSELIKIILGQIEPLTEQQILGICGLQQSTQEAEEALSQGLDALNQSLSETITSDSLWCPPNMTNYMGQMAVAINKLSTLESFVRQADNLRHQTIHRLHQLLTTRQAARCLVAISEYFHRLRALSSLWSTRPRQDQ, encoded by the exons ATGGCTTCTTCAAGTGTTAAGGGAAATACCAACTCAACAACAACTCAAATTGAACCACTCCCCCCACCTttacatcttcatcatcaaccACCACAACATCattttcatcatcatcaaatACCAGACCAACAAATTTCTTTTGGAATGTTGCCATCTTCCTCGTCAGCCTCTATCCCAGGAAATTTCTT AAGCAAAGATTCTGGAGCTTATGATTTGGGGGAATTGGATCAAGCCTTTTTTTTGTATCTTGATGGTCAGGCTGACCCTTCTAGTGTTCAAGACCAAAAAC AGAACTCATCATCAGGAATGAGGCCACCACCAACTCTCAACATTTTCCCATCTCAGCCTATGCACGCAGTGCCACCATCCAATTCCAAG GTTAACATGGGATTACCCTCCACACAAACCAGTACTGGCTCAAAGAGACAGCCAGAGACATCCATGGCCAAGCCCAAACCACACACCGAAGCCGCCGCTGCACCTGAGCCACCCAAAGCT CGAGAGGGCAATCTCAAGGGAACAACATCAAGTTCTGAGCAGGAAGCACCCAAAACACCAGATCCTAAg ACACTGAGAAGACTTGCTCAGAATAGAGAAGCAGCAAGGAAAAGCAGGCTCAGGAAAAAG gcGTACGTTCAGCAACTAGAGTCGAGTAGGATTAAGCTTAATCAGATAGAACAAGAGTTACAACGTGCTAGAGCTCAA GGCATATTAATGGGTGGTGGAAATGCACTTCTGGGAGGGGAGCAAGGCTTTCCTATGGCAATGAGTGGCATTAGCTCAG agGCTGCAATATTTGACGTGGAATATGCGAGATGGTTAGAGGAGCACCACCGCATAGTGTGCGAGCTAAGAGCTGTACTCCAAGAACACCTTCACGAAAACGAGCTTCGTTTATATGTGGACAATTGCTTGGCTCACTATGACCAAGTAATGAACCTGAAGAGCATGGTGGCCAAAACCGACGTATTCCACCTTGTTTTTGGCGTGTGGAAGACCCCAGCCGAACGTTGCTTTATGTGGATTGGTGGCTTCAGGCCATCTGAACTCATCAag ATAATTCTGGGTCAAATTGAGCCTCTTACGGAGCAACAAATACTTGGGATATGTGGGTTGCAACAATCTACACAAGAGGCAGAAGAGGCTCTTTCCCAAGGGCTTGATGCTCTTAATCAATCTCTCTCAGAGACTATAACATCAGACTCTCTGTGGTGTCCTCCAAATATGACTAACTACATGGGACAAATGGCTGTGGCAATCAACAAACTCTCCACCCTTGAAAGCTTTGTGAGACAG GCTGATAATCTGAGGCACCAGACAATTCACCGTCTCCACCAACTTCTAACAACACGCCAAGCCGCGAGGTGTTTGGTGGCAATTTCTGAGTACTTCCATCGTCTCAGAGCCCTGAGTTCTCTGTGGTCAACTCGTCCTCGCCAAGATCAGTAG
- the LOC114392417 gene encoding bZIP transcription factor TGA10-like isoform X4 encodes MRPPPTLNIFPSQPMHAVPPSNSKVNMGLPSTQTSTGSKRQPETSMAKPKPHTEAAAAPEPPKAVKREGNLKGTTSSSEQEAPKTPDPKTLRRLAQNREAARKSRLRKKAYVQQLESSRIKLNQIEQELQRARAQGILMGGGNALLGGEQGFPMAMSGISSEAAIFDVEYARWLEEHHRIVCELRAVLQEHLHENELRLYVDNCLAHYDQVMNLKSMVAKTDVFHLVFGVWKTPAERCFMWIGGFRPSELIKIILGQIEPLTEQQILGICGLQQSTQEAEEALSQGLDALNQSLSETITSDSLWCPPNMTNYMGQMAVAINKLSTLESFVRQADNLRHQTIHRLHQLLTTRQAARCLVAISEYFHRLRALSSLWSTRPRQDQ; translated from the exons ATGAGGCCACCACCAACTCTCAACATTTTCCCATCTCAGCCTATGCACGCAGTGCCACCATCCAATTCCAAG GTTAACATGGGATTACCCTCCACACAAACCAGTACTGGCTCAAAGAGACAGCCAGAGACATCCATGGCCAAGCCCAAACCACACACCGAAGCCGCCGCTGCACCTGAGCCACCCAAAGCTGTAAAG CGAGAGGGCAATCTCAAGGGAACAACATCAAGTTCTGAGCAGGAAGCACCCAAAACACCAGATCCTAAg ACACTGAGAAGACTTGCTCAGAATAGAGAAGCAGCAAGGAAAAGCAGGCTCAGGAAAAAG gcGTACGTTCAGCAACTAGAGTCGAGTAGGATTAAGCTTAATCAGATAGAACAAGAGTTACAACGTGCTAGAGCTCAA GGCATATTAATGGGTGGTGGAAATGCACTTCTGGGAGGGGAGCAAGGCTTTCCTATGGCAATGAGTGGCATTAGCTCAG agGCTGCAATATTTGACGTGGAATATGCGAGATGGTTAGAGGAGCACCACCGCATAGTGTGCGAGCTAAGAGCTGTACTCCAAGAACACCTTCACGAAAACGAGCTTCGTTTATATGTGGACAATTGCTTGGCTCACTATGACCAAGTAATGAACCTGAAGAGCATGGTGGCCAAAACCGACGTATTCCACCTTGTTTTTGGCGTGTGGAAGACCCCAGCCGAACGTTGCTTTATGTGGATTGGTGGCTTCAGGCCATCTGAACTCATCAag ATAATTCTGGGTCAAATTGAGCCTCTTACGGAGCAACAAATACTTGGGATATGTGGGTTGCAACAATCTACACAAGAGGCAGAAGAGGCTCTTTCCCAAGGGCTTGATGCTCTTAATCAATCTCTCTCAGAGACTATAACATCAGACTCTCTGTGGTGTCCTCCAAATATGACTAACTACATGGGACAAATGGCTGTGGCAATCAACAAACTCTCCACCCTTGAAAGCTTTGTGAGACAG GCTGATAATCTGAGGCACCAGACAATTCACCGTCTCCACCAACTTCTAACAACACGCCAAGCCGCGAGGTGTTTGGTGGCAATTTCTGAGTACTTCCATCGTCTCAGAGCCCTGAGTTCTCTGTGGTCAACTCGTCCTCGCCAAGATCAGTAG